One Chthoniobacterales bacterium DNA segment encodes these proteins:
- a CDS encoding YifB family Mg chelatase-like AAA ATPase, with protein MLAKIYSAAVQGVEAMEVEIEVNVARSGDPIIVIVGLPDTAVKESKDRVTTAITNSGFYWPRNRTTINLAPADIKKEGPSFDLPIALGLVVCGGEGEPPELDDCTFVGELALTGAVRSVKGILPIALAARRAGKRRLFVPEMNALEAAVVEDIEVYGVQNLRQLYEFLTDGTGMKRVTQDLATVFANHEVYENDFADVKGQQQVKRAIEVATAGGHNLLMLGPPGSGKSMLSKRIVSIMPSLTLEEAIETTKIHSICGLLEGKHNFVSTRPFRSPHHTISDVGLLGGSANITPGEVSLAHNGVLFLDELPEFKRSTLEVMRQPLEDGKVSISRAAGTMTFPAEFMLVAAMNPCPCGYFGDPKRSCRCAPGQVERYRQRISGPLLDRIDIHVEVPAVEFKELASQETAEPSANIRVRVESARAIQQKRYLGSTTCNARMSSRQIKTHCALSEDSTELLKMAMSSLHLSARAYDRILKVARTIADLAESESITTEHLSEAIQYRTLDRNLWA; from the coding sequence ATGCTCGCCAAAATTTACTCAGCCGCCGTGCAAGGCGTGGAGGCGATGGAGGTCGAGATCGAGGTGAATGTGGCGCGCTCGGGCGATCCGATCATTGTCATCGTGGGGCTGCCCGACACGGCGGTGAAGGAGAGCAAGGATCGCGTGACGACGGCGATCACGAACAGCGGATTCTATTGGCCGCGGAATCGAACGACGATCAATCTCGCACCCGCCGACATCAAAAAAGAGGGCCCTAGTTTCGATCTGCCGATTGCTCTTGGACTCGTGGTTTGCGGAGGCGAAGGCGAGCCGCCGGAGCTGGACGACTGCACGTTTGTCGGCGAACTGGCGCTGACTGGCGCGGTGCGTTCGGTGAAGGGAATTTTGCCGATAGCATTGGCGGCACGACGCGCGGGGAAACGGCGTTTGTTCGTTCCGGAAATGAATGCGCTGGAGGCCGCCGTGGTCGAGGACATCGAGGTCTATGGCGTGCAGAATCTGCGTCAGCTTTATGAGTTTCTGACAGACGGCACGGGGATGAAGCGGGTGACACAGGATTTGGCGACGGTGTTTGCGAATCACGAGGTTTACGAAAACGATTTTGCCGATGTGAAGGGTCAGCAGCAAGTAAAGCGCGCCATCGAAGTGGCGACTGCGGGAGGCCATAATTTGTTGATGCTCGGCCCGCCGGGATCGGGCAAGTCGATGCTGAGCAAGCGGATCGTGAGCATCATGCCGTCGCTCACGCTGGAGGAGGCAATCGAGACGACAAAGATTCACAGCATTTGCGGCTTGCTGGAGGGGAAACACAACTTCGTCTCTACGCGTCCGTTTCGCTCGCCGCATCACACGATTTCGGATGTCGGCCTGCTCGGTGGCTCGGCAAATATCACGCCTGGCGAGGTGAGTCTGGCGCACAATGGCGTGTTGTTTCTGGATGAATTGCCGGAGTTCAAACGCTCGACTTTGGAAGTGATGCGCCAGCCGCTTGAGGACGGAAAAGTCTCCATCTCGCGTGCTGCGGGGACGATGACTTTTCCTGCAGAGTTCATGCTCGTGGCGGCGATGAACCCCTGTCCGTGCGGCTATTTTGGCGATCCCAAACGCTCGTGCCGCTGCGCTCCGGGCCAGGTCGAGCGCTACCGCCAGCGCATCTCCGGGCCGCTGCTGGATCGGATCGACATTCACGTGGAAGTGCCGGCGGTGGAGTTTAAGGAACTTGCCAGCCAGGAAACGGCGGAGCCATCGGCAAACATTCGAGTGCGAGTCGAATCTGCGCGGGCGATTCAGCAAAAGCGCTATCTCGGCTCGACGACGTGCAATGCGCGGATGAGTTCCCGCCAAATCAAAACGCATTGCGCACTCAGCGAGGATTCCACCGAACTCCTGAAAATGGCGATGAGCAGCCTCCATCTCAGCGCCCGCGCCTACGACCGAATCCTGAAAGTCGCCCGCACCATCGCCGACCTTGCGGAGAGCGAATCCATCACTACCGAACACTTGAGCGAGGCGATCCAATATCGCACACTCGACCGAAATTTATGGGCATAA
- a CDS encoding FAD-dependent oxidoreductase — protein MHTLIVGAGLAGQLLARALLERGERVTLAHDPAIAGASRVAAWMINPVTGIRFVPSWRVETFLPSCIALYETLAADIGQPIWHPLPIIRLFQGADELPRWNKKRLQPEVRGYVAQEFPGAPKQSGVTFDSAPNLGGIEFHSGGWADLAPWLQHHLAHPPMGMEVVPEKITRSDIEKNGLTWCGHAFDRVIFCTGYEPSHASHTPLPWKPAKGQLLTVRIPGLELDSILLRGIFVIPLGLDRYRVGATYEWDDLTPDCTPAGIEFLRQKLAALIPLPFEILDAQTAIRPILQDARPVIGMEPNTPFGICNGFGSKAALMAPWVCDHFADHLVAGTPLDSELSLSRLALHRSFD, from the coding sequence ATGCACACCCTCATCGTCGGCGCGGGTCTCGCCGGGCAACTCCTCGCCCGCGCCCTTCTTGAGCGCGGCGAACGAGTGACCCTCGCCCACGACCCTGCCATCGCCGGAGCCAGCCGAGTCGCCGCCTGGATGATCAACCCCGTTACCGGCATCCGCTTCGTCCCCTCGTGGCGCGTGGAAACATTCCTGCCGAGTTGCATCGCCCTCTACGAGACGCTCGCCGCCGACATCGGCCAGCCCATCTGGCATCCGCTACCCATCATCCGCCTCTTCCAGGGCGCTGACGAACTCCCGCGCTGGAACAAAAAACGTCTCCAGCCCGAGGTTCGCGGCTACGTCGCCCAAGAATTTCCCGGCGCGCCGAAACAGAGCGGAGTCACATTCGACTCAGCACCCAATCTTGGCGGCATCGAATTCCACTCCGGCGGCTGGGCCGACCTTGCACCTTGGCTGCAACATCACCTCGCACATCCGCCGATGGGAATGGAAGTCGTCCCTGAAAAAATCACCCGCTCCGACATCGAAAAAAACGGCCTCACTTGGTGCGGACACGCCTTCGACCGCGTCATCTTCTGCACAGGCTACGAACCCTCTCACGCCTCCCACACCCCGCTCCCCTGGAAACCGGCCAAGGGCCAGCTCCTCACCGTTCGCATCCCCGGGCTTGAGTTGGATTCCATTCTCCTGCGCGGCATCTTCGTCATCCCGCTCGGACTCGACCGCTACCGCGTCGGCGCCACCTACGAATGGGATGATCTCACCCCTGATTGCACTCCGGCTGGGATCGAGTTTCTCCGTCAAAAACTCGCCGCCCTCATCCCGCTGCCCTTCGAAATACTGGACGCGCAGACCGCCATCCGCCCCATCCTGCAAGACGCGCGTCCCGTCATTGGCATGGAACCCAACACCCCCTTCGGCATCTGCAACGGCTTCGGGTCCAAGGCCGCCCTGATGGCCCCGTGGGTCTGCGACCACTTCGCCGATCACCTCGTCGCAGGCACCCCGCTCGACTCCGAGCTGAGTCTGAGTCGGCTTGCCTTGCATCGTTCTTTTGACTAA
- a CDS encoding rhomboid family intramembrane serine protease produces the protein MRLKHSRRTGPRKRWTPPTISLTALLTAFFLTCHASQELFFAQTGLGSASAWLALSSDGIRHGYLWQFLTHTLVASSLGQLLASLIPLFLIGRELEPILGPRRLAGAFLLTLLPSSALSLAWPPDNGQMGLWPAVCGWLAILGTMMPLLEFRSRLFRRRLIVRLRVLTCLLPAVLACAILADWIPHCSLITLPPALLIGYLYARWLGYGLPTRLERLHHERRQQQQRWHRLAHRVFIVQEVDPILEKITRQGWKSLTRRERKILRHSADSLRS, from the coding sequence ATGCGCTTGAAACACAGCCGCCGGACCGGGCCCCGCAAACGCTGGACTCCGCCGACGATCAGCCTCACCGCGCTGCTCACTGCCTTCTTCCTCACCTGTCACGCTTCGCAGGAACTCTTTTTCGCCCAGACTGGCCTCGGTTCCGCTTCCGCCTGGCTCGCCCTCAGCTCCGACGGCATTCGGCACGGCTACCTCTGGCAATTTCTCACCCACACCCTCGTCGCCTCCTCCCTCGGCCAGCTCCTCGCCAGCCTCATTCCGCTCTTTCTGATTGGCCGCGAACTCGAGCCCATCCTCGGCCCTCGCCGCCTCGCCGGAGCCTTCCTCCTCACCCTTCTGCCGTCCAGCGCGCTCTCACTCGCCTGGCCACCCGACAATGGCCAGATGGGACTCTGGCCCGCTGTCTGCGGCTGGCTCGCCATCTTGGGAACCATGATGCCGCTGCTCGAATTTCGCTCCCGCTTATTTCGCAGACGCCTCATTGTCCGCCTCCGCGTCCTCACCTGCCTGCTGCCCGCCGTCCTCGCCTGCGCCATCCTCGCCGACTGGATCCCGCATTGCTCGCTCATCACCCTGCCGCCCGCTCTTTTGATCGGCTACCTTTACGCCCGCTGGCTGGGCTACGGACTTCCCACGCGTCTGGAACGCCTTCACCACGAACGCCGCCAGCAACAACAACGCTGGCACCGCCTCGCCCACCGCGTTTTCATCGTGCAGGAAGTCGATCCGATTCTGGAAAAAATCACCCGCCAAGGCTGGAAAAGCCTCACGCGCCGCGAACGCAAAATCCTCCGCCACTCGGCTGATTCACTTCGGAGTTAA
- a CDS encoding diacylglycerol kinase family protein → MEDTLIIMNPAAKGEKAARFVERIGQLAAGAEIRLTTAVGDAEKIAREAAQSGYKTVVAAGGDGTINEVVNGIGESRVNLGILPVGTMNVLAAELGLPVKDLAACWSVITDGHVQRIDLAKANDRYFVQLAGVGLDAQVVRETDLQFRKHFGPLSYVVSLAQIAARIPPKLEIHTPDGATRNGCFVLIGNGRYYGGPFHVFSDAAIDDGLLDVLIFHDLGYLDIVRYTQSLLFGGLSKLSDVDYFQTPSLRVTSEEEVPVELDGEVDFDVPVEFSIAKTKLGVCAPAK, encoded by the coding sequence ATGGAAGACACCCTGATCATCATGAATCCCGCCGCGAAAGGCGAGAAAGCGGCGCGTTTTGTGGAGCGCATCGGGCAGCTCGCCGCCGGGGCCGAAATCCGCCTGACCACGGCCGTCGGCGATGCGGAAAAGATCGCGCGGGAGGCGGCGCAGTCGGGTTACAAAACAGTCGTCGCGGCAGGCGGCGATGGGACGATCAATGAGGTCGTCAATGGAATCGGCGAGAGCAGGGTGAATCTCGGCATTCTCCCGGTTGGGACGATGAATGTGCTCGCGGCAGAACTGGGATTGCCGGTGAAAGATCTCGCCGCCTGCTGGAGCGTGATCACCGATGGCCACGTCCAGCGCATCGACCTCGCGAAGGCCAACGATCGTTATTTCGTGCAGCTCGCCGGCGTCGGTCTCGATGCGCAGGTCGTGCGCGAGACCGATCTGCAATTTCGCAAACATTTCGGGCCGCTCAGTTACGTCGTTTCTCTAGCGCAAATCGCCGCGCGCATCCCGCCCAAACTCGAGATCCACACCCCCGATGGCGCTACGCGCAACGGCTGCTTCGTCCTCATCGGCAATGGGCGTTACTACGGCGGGCCGTTCCACGTTTTCTCCGATGCCGCGATCGACGACGGCCTCCTCGATGTCCTCATTTTTCACGACCTCGGCTACCTCGATATCGTACGCTACACCCAGTCGCTCCTCTTCGGCGGCCTCAGCAAACTCTCCGACGTGGACTATTTCCAGACGCCATCGCTGCGCGTGACCAGCGAGGAGGAGGTGCCGGTGGAACTCGACGGTGAGGTGGACTTCGACGTGCCGGTGGAGTTCTCCATCGCCAAAACGAAGCTCGGCGTCTGCGCCCCGGCGAAATAA
- a CDS encoding AsmA-like C-terminal region-containing protein, which translates to MKKHFRVIVAVLSLGVLLFAAFILAVNLYVQSMGIQNRLRTALSQAVGMPVGVFRTTFSPWGGFRLDQIKITSDLPRASANFLTADCLEVRCEFIPLLQGRIVIRRVALDAPQFVFQKNDRGQFRFPRHATSMPIVVAPSARVPPRATLPEVTHTPIATPTPATAPAVATAKKAPLPDADIRKLLLRDGTFRFLAQDGSELIRLEMVRCSLNARTAPGTFIGVLEIKKAVILNRWEIANLEAAVTVENHQLHIQKLAADMGEGRLEGGADADLAAEGQPYSVHFRLSKGELGKFFPEDSDMARELVGMVHARLEYEGFATQEDKNKGHAELKISKARVTHLPILELASQLMRSDDLKKFSIRKTEIKADITGPLIHITPSAMESDHMKITFSGPVDARQNLDLRAQLLLDEALFKKLPSEARENFVKQSDSGQQALDFAINGTLSAPESNFVNRLIGEKLQKKFKNFLGNSEPTPKK; encoded by the coding sequence GTGAAAAAGCATTTCCGGGTGATTGTTGCCGTTCTGAGCCTGGGAGTGCTCCTCTTCGCCGCGTTCATCCTTGCCGTCAACCTCTACGTGCAGTCGATGGGCATCCAAAACCGCCTCCGCACCGCACTCAGCCAAGCCGTCGGAATGCCGGTCGGTGTCTTTCGCACGACGTTTTCCCCGTGGGGCGGCTTCCGGCTCGACCAGATCAAAATCACCTCCGATCTCCCACGGGCGAGCGCGAATTTTCTCACCGCCGACTGCCTCGAAGTCCGCTGCGAATTCATCCCGCTGCTGCAAGGCCGCATCGTCATTCGCCGCGTCGCGCTGGATGCGCCGCAATTCGTCTTTCAGAAAAATGACCGGGGCCAGTTTCGCTTCCCGCGCCATGCGACTTCCATGCCAATCGTCGTCGCACCTTCAGCGCGCGTGCCTCCCCGGGCGACTCTCCCCGAGGTCACTCACACGCCCATTGCCACACCGACTCCAGCGACCGCTCCGGCAGTCGCGACCGCGAAAAAAGCCCCGCTCCCCGACGCCGACATCCGCAAACTCCTCCTCCGCGACGGCACCTTCCGCTTCCTCGCGCAGGACGGCAGCGAGCTCATCCGCCTCGAAATGGTGCGCTGCTCGCTCAACGCCAGGACCGCCCCCGGCACCTTCATCGGCGTTCTGGAAATCAAAAAGGCCGTCATTCTCAACCGCTGGGAAATCGCCAATCTCGAAGCCGCCGTCACAGTCGAAAACCACCAACTCCACATCCAAAAACTCGCGGCCGACATGGGCGAGGGTCGATTGGAAGGCGGTGCCGACGCTGATCTCGCCGCCGAGGGCCAGCCCTATAGCGTGCATTTTCGCCTGAGCAAAGGAGAACTCGGGAAATTTTTCCCGGAGGATTCCGACATGGCGCGCGAGCTCGTCGGGATGGTCCATGCGCGGCTGGAGTATGAGGGTTTCGCCACGCAGGAGGACAAAAACAAAGGCCACGCCGAGCTGAAAATTTCCAAGGCACGGGTCACGCATTTGCCCATTCTGGAACTCGCCAGCCAGCTAATGCGCTCCGACGATTTGAAAAAATTCAGCATTCGGAAAACAGAGATCAAGGCCGACATCACCGGACCACTCATTCACATCACGCCGTCCGCGATGGAGAGCGACCACATGAAAATCACCTTCTCGGGTCCCGTCGATGCGCGGCAGAACCTCGATCTGCGCGCGCAACTTTTGCTGGATGAAGCCCTCTTCAAAAAGCTGCCCAGCGAGGCGCGAGAAAATTTCGTCAAGCAATCCGACAGCGGCCAGCAGGCGCTCGATTTCGCGATCAACGGCACGCTCTCCGCGCCCGAAAGCAACTTCGTCAATCGGCTGATCGGCGAGAAATTGCAGAAGAAATTCAAAAACTTCCTCGGCAACTCCGAGCCCACGCCGAAGAAATGA
- the rsmD gene encoding 16S rRNA (guanine(966)-N(2))-methyltransferase RsmD gives MRVVAGCAGGIPLQLPKHDLRPTMDKVKGAIFSSLGEVVTGARVLDLFAGSGALGIEAMSRGAAQATLVESHVKALDAIAANLRKTQLAATVCREEVFHFLKRNTGEFDLILADPPYAKTPGATDFGEQLLHSPDLARALSPEGFFVLERAPASFLPTPLFRLIRQKTYGATEVLLLAHP, from the coding sequence ATGAGAGTGGTCGCTGGCTGCGCGGGCGGCATTCCGCTGCAACTCCCCAAACACGATCTGCGTCCGACGATGGACAAGGTGAAGGGCGCGATTTTTTCCAGTCTCGGCGAGGTCGTCACCGGAGCGCGCGTGCTGGATTTATTCGCTGGTTCCGGTGCGCTCGGGATCGAGGCCATGAGCCGGGGCGCGGCGCAGGCGACGCTGGTGGAGAGTCATGTCAAAGCCCTCGACGCCATCGCCGCAAACCTGCGCAAGACGCAACTCGCAGCCACGGTTTGCCGCGAGGAAGTCTTCCATTTCCTGAAGCGAAACACAGGCGAGTTTGATTTGATTCTGGCCGATCCGCCGTATGCGAAAACGCCTGGCGCTACGGATTTCGGCGAACAGCTTTTGCATTCGCCCGACCTCGCCCGCGCCCTCTCACCCGAGGGTTTTTTCGTCCTCGAACGCGCCCCGGCTTCGTTTTTGCCGACGCCGCTTTTCCGGCTCATCCGCCAGAAAACCTACGGCGCGACCGAGGTGCTTTTGCTCGCCCATCCATGA
- a CDS encoding glycosyltransferase N-terminal domain-containing protein: MKRALPSAVVFRLAIYRFLFPLILIFLLPSMIRRMVKRGNFRRNLGQRFGFFTAEFQSSLRGKKTVWLQSISVGETQVALKLAREWTLRKPDLQIVISVTTSTGFDLASRVAGKNLHVIYNPIDLAGIVRRTLNAVQPAALVLIEGTWPVLVVESWRRGIPVSLVARLSPRSARRFRKFRGFSGPIFALLDHVFVQEPEEKITWETLGARVGAIHCCGAIKYDEPPAPIKKRAEFQSILETLGATESSSILLAGSTFPGEELILARTYLKLRESFPDLFLILVPRHVERTPEILLELASLPLEVARRTGPKKADVLLVDTTGELRDWYAFATVVFIGKSLASTGGQNPVEPALLGKPVVFGPHMENFAPIVRQWLATDAALQVADESELAIQVERLLGNSELRQSFAAKAIASISAHFGATRRVVERLRSSP, translated from the coding sequence ATGAAACGCGCGCTTCCTTCCGCCGTTGTTTTCCGGCTGGCGATCTATCGATTTCTCTTTCCGCTGATCCTGATTTTCCTGCTTCCGAGCATGATCCGGCGGATGGTGAAACGGGGAAATTTTCGGCGCAATCTCGGCCAGCGTTTTGGGTTTTTCACAGCCGAGTTCCAATCGAGTCTGCGCGGGAAAAAAACCGTCTGGCTGCAATCGATCTCGGTCGGGGAAACGCAGGTTGCGCTCAAACTCGCCCGCGAATGGACGCTGCGGAAACCCGATTTGCAGATCGTGATTTCCGTGACGACCTCGACTGGATTCGATCTCGCCAGTCGCGTGGCTGGGAAAAACTTGCACGTCATTTACAATCCCATCGACCTCGCCGGGATCGTACGGCGGACTTTGAATGCGGTGCAACCCGCAGCGCTTGTTCTCATCGAAGGAACATGGCCGGTGCTGGTCGTCGAGTCGTGGCGGCGCGGGATTCCGGTCTCGCTGGTGGCACGACTTTCCCCGAGATCGGCTAGGCGGTTTCGGAAGTTTCGTGGATTCAGCGGCCCGATTTTTGCCTTGCTCGACCACGTTTTTGTCCAGGAGCCAGAGGAGAAAATCACTTGGGAAACGCTCGGGGCCAGAGTCGGCGCGATCCATTGCTGCGGAGCGATTAAATACGACGAACCGCCCGCGCCGATCAAAAAAAGGGCGGAGTTCCAATCGATTCTGGAAACGCTCGGCGCGACTGAGTCGAGTTCCATTCTTCTCGCGGGCAGCACGTTTCCCGGCGAGGAACTGATTCTCGCGCGGACTTACCTGAAACTGCGGGAGTCGTTTCCCGATTTGTTTTTGATTCTCGTGCCGCGCCACGTCGAGCGCACGCCGGAGATATTATTGGAACTCGCCTCGCTGCCGCTGGAGGTCGCGCGGCGCACCGGACCGAAAAAAGCCGACGTGCTGCTGGTCGATACCACGGGCGAATTGCGCGACTGGTATGCTTTCGCGACGGTGGTTTTCATTGGCAAAAGTCTCGCGTCCACCGGCGGTCAGAATCCGGTGGAACCCGCCTTGCTCGGGAAGCCGGTCGTCTTCGGACCACACATGGAAAACTTCGCGCCGATTGTGCGTCAATGGCTGGCGACAGATGCAGCGCTTCAAGTCGCAGACGAATCTGAGCTGGCAATCCAAGTTGAGCGACTCTTGGGAAATTCTGAACTTCGCCAGTCGTTCGCTGCGAAAGCCATTGCATCGATCAGCGCCCACTTCGGCGCGACTAGACGCGTCGTTGAGCGGCTGCGATCTAGCCCTTGA
- a CDS encoding NADH-quinone oxidoreductase subunit A codes for MIQYLPILVQIVIALGFAGGALLFSVLIGRVGKKNDVKETAYECGMIAETGAQPRFSVKFYLVAMLFILFDIEIVFMYPWAVVYRDFLRDHGRVILVSMSSFVGILLVGYIYAIKKGALDFKG; via the coding sequence ATGATTCAATATCTCCCGATTCTCGTCCAGATCGTGATCGCACTCGGCTTCGCTGGCGGCGCGTTGCTTTTCAGCGTCCTCATCGGACGGGTCGGCAAAAAGAACGACGTCAAAGAGACCGCCTACGAATGCGGCATGATTGCCGAGACCGGGGCGCAACCACGGTTCAGCGTGAAATTTTACCTCGTGGCGATGCTCTTCATCCTCTTCGATATCGAGATCGTTTTCATGTATCCGTGGGCCGTCGTTTACCGCGATTTCCTGCGCGACCACGGCCGCGTCATCCTGGTGAGCATGAGCAGTTTCGTCGGCATCCTGCTGGTCGGTTACATCTACGCCATCAAAAAGGGCGCGCTCGATTTCAAGGGCTAG
- a CDS encoding AraC family transcriptional regulator, which yields MQIRNVRHIYSQALDIRVGPLRVRRFNLNRHLPEKDWVAAHKHRHSQFLLYLTGNGSQRIGATTYEVRPGKFFFLPPRCEHSFVEGDGRRPLCLTLDLELPGASQAIRANLTQADLQIIRQALSVLHDWQPGNENVRPREAAAVLQILDVLMRTSGLQQNAVAHATLPVVRRVREVFRENQPSSNAVSQVAEIVGYHPDHLTRILRRETGMSTGQLRAAETLKRAHGLLAGTDPIATVAEKSGFTDPNYFTRWFRRQTGVTPTQWRAGAR from the coding sequence ATGCAAATCCGAAACGTCCGCCACATTTACTCGCAGGCGCTGGACATCCGCGTCGGCCCGCTGCGCGTGCGGCGGTTCAACTTGAATCGTCACCTGCCGGAGAAAGATTGGGTCGCGGCCCACAAACACCGGCACTCCCAATTTCTGCTCTATCTCACCGGCAACGGCAGTCAGCGCATCGGCGCGACGACCTATGAAGTGAGGCCGGGGAAATTCTTTTTCCTGCCGCCGCGCTGCGAACATTCCTTCGTCGAAGGCGATGGTCGGCGTCCGCTCTGCCTGACGCTCGACCTCGAATTGCCCGGCGCGAGCCAGGCCATTCGAGCAAATCTCACGCAGGCCGACCTGCAAATCATTCGCCAGGCGCTCTCCGTGTTGCACGATTGGCAGCCAGGAAATGAAAACGTCCGCCCGCGCGAGGCGGCGGCGGTGTTGCAAATTCTCGACGTCCTCATGCGCACCTCGGGCTTGCAGCAAAACGCCGTCGCGCACGCCACTTTGCCCGTCGTGCGTAGAGTCCGCGAAGTGTTTCGTGAAAACCAGCCGAGTTCCAACGCGGTCTCGCAAGTCGCCGAAATCGTCGGCTACCATCCCGATCATCTCACGCGCATTTTGCGGCGCGAAACCGGCATGTCCACCGGCCAGTTGCGCGCGGCTGAGACGCTCAAGCGTGCCCACGGATTGCTCGCGGGCACCGACCCAATCGCCACCGTCGCGGAGAAATCCGGGTTCACCGATCCGAACTATTTCACCCGCTGGTTTCGCCGCCAGACCGGTGTCACGCCCACGCAATGGCGCGCGGGTGCTCGTTAG
- a CDS encoding 3-ketoacyl-ACP reductase, which produces MNPLSVILVTGSSRGLGRGIAESLAKLGVSVAIHYGFNRAAAEETVALCQKAAISPEQRFIPVQGDIGKEEGRTQLFDATLSGFGRLDALVNNAGIAPRVRADITEATEDVFDEVIDVNLKGPYFLSQKAANYFLAHPGESLLPDGYKLIFVSSLSAAVPSLNRGEYCISKAALAMVTQLWANRLADQGVSVLELRPGIMATDMTAGVKGKYDALIESGLVPQKRWGTPDDLGRAVSSILAGHFPFSTGDVINIDGGFHLRKL; this is translated from the coding sequence ATGAACCCCCTAAGTGTCATTCTCGTTACCGGCTCCAGTCGTGGTCTGGGCCGCGGTATTGCCGAATCCCTCGCGAAGCTCGGAGTCAGCGTCGCCATTCATTATGGATTCAATCGCGCAGCAGCGGAGGAAACCGTCGCGCTCTGCCAAAAGGCGGCGATTTCTCCCGAGCAACGTTTCATTCCCGTGCAGGGCGACATCGGGAAGGAAGAAGGCCGGACGCAGCTTTTTGATGCGACTTTGAGTGGATTCGGACGCCTCGACGCGCTGGTGAACAACGCTGGAATCGCCCCCCGTGTTCGCGCCGACATCACGGAAGCGACTGAGGATGTTTTTGATGAAGTGATCGATGTGAATCTTAAAGGCCCATATTTTCTCTCGCAAAAAGCGGCCAATTATTTTCTGGCCCACCCCGGCGAATCTTTGCTGCCCGATGGCTACAAACTGATCTTCGTTTCGTCCCTTTCCGCCGCCGTGCCATCGCTGAATCGCGGCGAATATTGCATCTCGAAAGCCGCGCTCGCGATGGTCACGCAACTCTGGGCCAACCGCCTTGCCGATCAGGGCGTCTCCGTTCTGGAACTTCGCCCCGGCATCATGGCGACCGATATGACGGCGGGCGTAAAAGGCAAATACGACGCGCTGATCGAGAGCGGTCTTGTTCCGCAGAAACGCTGGGGCACGCCGGACGATCTCGGGCGCGCGGTCAGCAGTATTCTCGCGGGTCATTTCCCATTTTCCACCGGCGACGTGATCAATATCGACGGCGGTTTCCACCTCAGAAAACTCTAA